One window of the Bacillus alkalicellulosilyticus genome contains the following:
- a CDS encoding VirB4 family type IV secretion system protein gives MWDVIAPDGLTINSEDHGVLKQSLGTKTYFRPFYIPRDGYPRKMQTNWIYGITSSGEADMLFDVHKVTKTDAIRQLQNQLTMLESNLTFQKKRGNIDQIKELETKIFDTEQLMGEIQFSENDTYSVSTLGILYGSSEKELNHYCEAVEDEMAGQFFKIAPTWSRVKKGFRSALPIGKNEIKDSLRNIDRRALTTFSPFISGSGKYTGGIPIGKNKITGQLEFINSFGNEEYRPQNYNMGITGIPGSGKSLAMKLKIAREKSGANVWAAIVDPEGEFKSLTKRLGGINLNISEEEDICINPCAVSATDILLDEDDEEMEWLEDSDEKLVFIKNEKKYIRFVPLREKQNEILGFFDIIIRGKNGEEEGLTVFERNYLEEAIGSVFSALGITSHPDSLYQESVGEVDGQIIQSKVRKPEPTISDIYAYLTENFIKEKRAARLIASIKPFLRDGSKPIFDGQTYFGKGVSHSLASSRLVNFNISDMEEGFLRPIAYHVILNYLWEYFAKNPENATKKKYIYADELWQFIDNEQTVSFFEKVARRARKRNCGLCWATQDFVRILENPKARGILSSTFTILFMQQNKIDLKRVRENFDLSDGEIDILFGNPDKGEGILRTGKTSIWLQTDPSDDELTFIESNQAVLEELLKRKKQLNRR, from the coding sequence ATGTGGGATGTTATCGCTCCAGATGGGTTAACGATCAATTCCGAAGATCATGGTGTTCTTAAACAATCACTTGGGACAAAGACCTACTTTAGACCATTCTATATACCAAGAGACGGATACCCACGCAAAATGCAAACGAACTGGATTTACGGGATTACATCTAGTGGTGAAGCAGATATGTTATTTGATGTACATAAGGTAACAAAAACGGATGCTATTCGCCAACTACAAAATCAATTGACAATGCTTGAGTCAAACCTTACGTTTCAGAAAAAGCGAGGCAACATTGACCAAATAAAAGAGTTAGAAACTAAAATTTTTGATACTGAACAACTTATGGGTGAAATTCAATTCTCTGAAAATGACACCTACTCTGTATCAACATTAGGGATCTTATATGGTTCAAGTGAAAAAGAACTTAACCATTACTGTGAAGCAGTTGAAGATGAAATGGCAGGACAATTTTTTAAGATCGCACCTACATGGAGTCGTGTTAAAAAAGGATTTAGAAGTGCATTACCTATTGGTAAAAATGAAATTAAGGATTCTCTTCGTAATATTGACCGTCGTGCTCTTACTACTTTTTCTCCTTTTATAAGTGGTAGCGGTAAATACACTGGTGGCATTCCTATTGGAAAAAATAAAATTACAGGCCAACTTGAATTCATCAATAGTTTTGGAAATGAAGAATATCGCCCACAAAACTACAATATGGGGATAACGGGTATTCCCGGTTCAGGAAAAAGTTTAGCGATGAAGTTAAAGATAGCAAGAGAAAAAAGTGGAGCAAATGTATGGGCTGCTATTGTGGACCCAGAAGGGGAGTTTAAGTCACTGACCAAAAGGTTAGGTGGCATTAACTTAAACATTAGTGAAGAAGAAGACATTTGTATCAATCCTTGTGCTGTAAGTGCAACGGATATCCTTCTTGATGAAGACGATGAAGAAATGGAATGGCTAGAAGATTCTGACGAAAAACTTGTCTTTATTAAGAACGAAAAGAAGTATATTCGATTTGTTCCTCTTCGTGAAAAGCAAAATGAAATTCTTGGTTTCTTTGACATTATCATTCGAGGAAAAAATGGAGAAGAGGAAGGCTTAACCGTTTTTGAAAGAAACTACTTAGAAGAAGCGATTGGCTCTGTATTTTCAGCATTAGGTATAACTTCTCATCCAGATTCCTTGTATCAGGAATCTGTTGGGGAAGTTGACGGGCAAATTATTCAATCAAAGGTGAGGAAACCTGAACCAACGATAAGCGATATATATGCGTACCTTACCGAAAATTTTATAAAAGAAAAAAGAGCAGCTAGATTAATAGCTTCAATTAAACCATTCCTTCGGGATGGAAGTAAGCCCATTTTTGATGGCCAAACTTACTTTGGTAAAGGAGTTAGCCATTCATTAGCATCTTCACGTCTAGTCAATTTCAACATTAGTGATATGGAAGAAGGATTCTTACGACCGATTGCCTATCACGTTATTCTTAACTATTTATGGGAGTACTTTGCGAAAAATCCTGAAAATGCTACCAAGAAAAAATATATCTACGCTGATGAACTTTGGCAGTTTATTGATAACGAACAAACTGTGTCATTCTTTGAGAAAGTAGCAAGAAGAGCAAGAAAAAGAAACTGTGGATTATGTTGGGCAACACAAGACTTTGTTCGTATTCTTGAAAACCCAAAAGCGAGAGGAATTTTATCCTCTACCTTCACCATCTTATTTATGCAACAAAACAAAATAGATTTAAAACGTGTAAGAGAAAATTTTGATTTAAGTGATGGGGAGATTGATATTTTATTTGGAAACCCAGACAAAGGGGAAGGTATTCTTCGAACAGGAAAAACCTCAATATGGCTTCAAACCGACCCAAGTGATGATGAGTTAACATTTATTGAATCAAACCAAGCCGTCCTTGAGGAACTATTAAAAAGGAAAAAACAACTAAATCGACGGTGA
- a CDS encoding double zinc ribbon domain-containing protein: MQQYKQCQNCETHNPINKFYCTNCNESLKNTSINSKESIVEKKKECANCGATVEKNVYKCKECGSFVAKGTKLSKRPFMISDNNTGSDNSIALLLYIVALLLPSIGIIVGAIYTSTTDPYKTDLGKNLIIIGILNIVLTIILYIFLLRNL, translated from the coding sequence ATGCAACAATATAAACAATGTCAAAACTGTGAGACGCATAATCCTATTAACAAGTTTTATTGTACTAACTGCAATGAATCACTAAAAAATACTAGCATTAATAGCAAAGAGTCTATTGTAGAAAAGAAAAAAGAATGTGCTAATTGCGGTGCGACTGTGGAAAAAAACGTCTATAAATGCAAGGAATGTGGAAGTTTTGTGGCCAAAGGTACTAAATTATCAAAAAGACCTTTTATGATAAGCGATAACAACACTGGAAGTGATAATTCTATAGCATTGTTACTATACATAGTAGCACTTTTGTTACCATCTATCGGGATTATAGTAGGGGCTATCTATACATCTACTACCGACCCATATAAAACAGATTTAGGGAAAAACTTAATTATTATAGGAATATTAAACATTGTTCTTACAATAATTCTTTATATTTTTCTTTTACGCAACTTATAA
- a CDS encoding competence protein CoiA gives MFVAVDQFGSKVNPIVTAEEELRILSRSKMIFCPECKSVVRFASGKQVTAHFKHVHSPDCTYDSEPETEEHLRGKVLIRNWLVERYSDVRVEFEYKIKETNQRADVMAIFSGGKKIAFEMQCSKIQGSVWKERHALYKEAGIQDFWILGQSVHKYAKTNGEEDTEKHQLVSLASTIYDNKGVVLFLDTDEERLRGLYKHKFKGWHSDTILKFEEEIYPLREGKLYKNYIGTDSIKEDFKLWFLEEQRKEQLQKEQEEKYLREQEKSEREYAEFINLREKKMEQHLSDLNSITLASIKEKMTKNEKEVFERLLKKHGFNDDNFPGVFNVFTPNNSLIHTPHQLWQLWIYDKYIFRKNKPYDKVWIPKIKDEVYKMHRSGVFRLKYKSGDQHFSFALYDYFETLNSLEIVQQLGLSTTKYHQIHANVLPPLKGKEIHNYIAYYLSTELTPFIIDTELAQDIREAVSLYKAMIKEYKKDRLKFDEKQQPTILEYTNNLLKSKPELGNDWERDFISKMVSLQRNGYSLSDKQQNRVQSIVRRIEKGLGISLIFNNQ, from the coding sequence ATGTTTGTTGCAGTTGATCAATTTGGTAGTAAAGTAAACCCCATAGTCACAGCTGAAGAAGAGCTAAGGATACTTTCGAGGTCAAAAATGATTTTTTGCCCTGAATGCAAATCTGTTGTTAGGTTCGCTTCAGGAAAACAAGTAACAGCACATTTTAAACATGTACATAGCCCTGATTGTACATATGATTCAGAGCCAGAGACAGAAGAACATTTAAGGGGTAAAGTGCTTATTCGCAACTGGTTGGTGGAGCGTTATTCAGATGTGCGGGTAGAATTTGAATACAAGATTAAAGAAACAAATCAACGAGCTGACGTAATGGCAATTTTTTCAGGTGGAAAAAAGATTGCTTTTGAAATGCAATGTTCGAAAATTCAAGGCTCTGTTTGGAAGGAAAGACATGCACTTTATAAAGAGGCTGGCATACAGGATTTTTGGATTTTGGGCCAGTCTGTACACAAGTATGCTAAAACAAACGGTGAAGAAGATACAGAAAAACATCAACTAGTATCCCTAGCCTCAACCATTTATGATAATAAAGGAGTAGTTCTTTTCTTAGATACCGATGAAGAGCGTTTAAGAGGGCTATATAAGCATAAATTTAAAGGCTGGCATTCAGACACTATATTAAAGTTTGAAGAGGAGATTTACCCACTTAGAGAGGGGAAACTCTATAAAAACTATATTGGAACAGATTCTATAAAAGAAGATTTTAAGCTTTGGTTTCTAGAAGAGCAAAGGAAGGAACAACTACAAAAAGAACAAGAAGAGAAGTATCTAAGGGAACAGGAAAAAAGTGAACGGGAATATGCCGAATTTATTAATCTGCGTGAAAAGAAAATGGAGCAGCATCTATCAGATTTAAATTCTATCACCTTGGCATCTATTAAGGAAAAAATGACCAAGAATGAAAAAGAAGTTTTTGAAAGGTTATTAAAGAAGCATGGTTTTAATGATGATAATTTCCCAGGGGTTTTTAATGTATTTACCCCAAATAATTCTTTGATACACACCCCTCACCAGCTTTGGCAGCTTTGGATTTATGATAAGTATATTTTTCGTAAAAATAAACCATACGATAAGGTTTGGATCCCTAAGATAAAAGATGAAGTATACAAAATGCACCGTTCAGGAGTTTTTCGATTAAAGTATAAAAGTGGCGATCAGCATTTCTCTTTTGCCCTCTATGACTATTTTGAAACGCTAAATTCACTAGAAATTGTACAACAATTAGGTCTTTCAACTACGAAATATCATCAAATCCATGCAAATGTACTCCCTCCACTTAAAGGAAAAGAGATCCACAACTATATCGCCTATTATCTTTCAACAGAACTCACACCCTTTATTATAGACACAGAACTCGCTCAGGATATACGTGAGGCAGTTTCTTTATACAAGGCTATGATTAAAGAATACAAGAAAGATAGGCTTAAATTTGATGAAAAACAACAGCCTACTATTTTAGAATATACAAATAATCTATTGAAATCAAAACCTGAACTGGGAAACGATTGGGAGAGGGACTTTATTTCCAAGATGGTTAGCCTTCAAAGAAATGGATATAGTTTATCAGACAAGCAGCAAAATAGAGTACAGTCTATTGTAAGACGTATCGAAAAAGGATTAGGAATTAGTCTAATATTTAACAATCAATAG
- a CDS encoding PrgI family protein — MRKVTVPIDMSSEQKSILGMISKRQLIYLIVGGAIIYAYMEPVYNLGPNFMISIIMCLVAAIPVATITALLAFVKMSKHNLHLDHYLIIKMGYKNQIGVWRKGPK; from the coding sequence ATGAGAAAGGTGACTGTACCCATAGATATGTCAAGTGAACAGAAATCAATATTAGGTATGATTTCGAAAAGACAATTAATTTACCTTATTGTGGGTGGGGCTATTATTTATGCATATATGGAACCTGTGTACAATCTCGGACCAAACTTTATGATAAGCATCATTATGTGTTTAGTAGCAGCGATCCCCGTAGCAACCATAACAGCACTTTTAGCTTTTGTTAAGATGTCAAAGCACAACTTACATTTAGACCATTATCTCATCATTAAGATGGGTTACAAAAATCAAATAGGTGTTTGGCGAAAGGGGCCAAAATAA
- a CDS encoding Rpn family recombination-promoting nuclease/putative transposase, whose protein sequence is MNRLNPLNDFLFKKIFGDENDKEILIGFLNSILGSDIVDLRIEKENLDRVSDIEKLGILDIKAKSTNGEKFNIEVQLINQKNMIPRTLFYWSKLFVEDFESGSNYSALQKTVTINILDFKMDELQRELYHSVYTLQETNTKNLLTALLEIHFVELPKFNEMDANLNNPFHRWLIFLKEDVNENALREVISMDIILNKAEEKLLKLSADPETRREYERREKALSDERSRLEDAQITGMLQIAKSLLDSGMSISEVAKHTPYDAEELHRLLKTYKS, encoded by the coding sequence ATGAATAGGTTAAATCCTTTAAATGATTTCTTGTTTAAGAAGATTTTTGGTGATGAAAATGATAAGGAAATTCTTATTGGTTTCTTAAATTCAATCTTAGGTTCAGATATAGTCGATTTGAGGATTGAAAAAGAAAATTTAGATAGAGTTTCTGATATTGAGAAACTGGGTATTCTTGATATAAAAGCAAAATCAACCAATGGTGAAAAGTTTAATATTGAAGTACAACTCATAAATCAAAAGAATATGATTCCAAGAACTCTATTTTATTGGTCAAAACTGTTTGTTGAAGATTTCGAATCTGGTAGTAACTATTCAGCATTGCAAAAAACAGTAACAATTAATATCCTAGATTTTAAAATGGATGAATTACAAAGGGAGTTGTATCATTCAGTCTATACCCTACAGGAAACAAACACAAAAAATTTATTAACGGCTTTATTAGAAATTCATTTCGTTGAACTTCCTAAATTTAACGAAATGGATGCTAATTTGAATAATCCTTTCCATAGATGGTTAATATTTTTGAAAGAAGATGTTAATGAAAATGCGTTGAGGGAGGTAATCAGTATGGACATTATATTAAATAAAGCGGAAGAAAAGCTATTAAAGTTAAGTGCTGATCCTGAAACAAGAAGGGAATATGAGCGAAGAGAAAAAGCCCTTTCTGACGAGAGAAGTCGCTTAGAAGATGCTCAAATTACAGGAATGCTCCAAATAGCCAAGAGCTTATTAGACAGTGGAATGTCTATTAGTGAAGTCGCAAAGCATACACCATATGATGCAGAGGAACTGCATAGGTTACTAAAAACCTATAAGTCATAA
- a CDS encoding peptidoglycan DD-metalloendopeptidase family protein, which translates to MALPQHSNHNDNEKSEVRKVIEDRVKRQIRKKGLKVARKALKHGAKLAGKALLKLGPLLLKVLSVIFGAISLKILLIIAFVLLVIVIVVLMSALIFGTGNGIDTSEEQELRNYIVEQANATVNMNDSIQVRYRVPEELIAAVIQIDALTDYDEKAVIRNMATSLAPEFLYDDFNEWRETRTQVCTDGVCEPWSDITREDIWVSKLTDVDFWNGYTQFTYTPFTTPWSTHIDTTIEIEEYDVIETILVPTPIEVPYRSFEPRPYIELVPTQIAQPLPHFPYYRMVTIEVPVERCCQYVEVIRTRTEMIQVQEEVTVTKTREKIIEHKTQTRRQRFTTSEDTTTDYSTFDQILNSYNFGLNDKKLVEATYEFIGGTINFSEWLSGFGGIGFGYGGFNGTIVPGGGVPAEFMEYYLSAEARFGVDWFTLAAVHYIETKFSTHQPMISSAGAIGHMQFLPATWVGWTYNIGGGRVPSSIDLTSLSVIATGRGYGVDGNGDGKADPWNIADAIHSAANYLSASGYAKDPRKAVFNYNRAEWYVNKVMNKAEEFKNAAIYQPSNMPPMTDGHFMRPTTGKVTSEYGYRWGRLHAGIDIGKGGREEDVPIVAVAHGVVTRSYYSSSYGHTVILRHNIEGKQFETLYAHMTHRAVRDGQTVSKGQFLGNMGNTGRSTGPHLHFEIHEGVWTQNKKNSRNPVLYVPF; encoded by the coding sequence ATGGCACTCCCTCAGCATTCTAATCACAACGATAACGAAAAGTCGGAAGTTAGAAAAGTAATAGAAGACCGTGTAAAGCGTCAAATAAGGAAAAAAGGTCTTAAAGTTGCTAGAAAAGCACTTAAACATGGAGCAAAATTAGCGGGAAAAGCACTGTTAAAGTTAGGACCACTTTTACTTAAAGTCCTTAGTGTTATATTTGGAGCCATTAGTTTAAAAATACTATTAATTATAGCCTTTGTACTTTTAGTTATAGTCATTGTCGTACTAATGTCTGCGCTAATTTTTGGTACGGGAAATGGAATAGATACTAGTGAAGAGCAAGAACTAAGAAATTACATCGTTGAACAAGCTAACGCTACAGTAAACATGAATGATTCTATTCAAGTAAGGTATCGGGTTCCTGAAGAACTTATTGCTGCCGTTATACAAATTGATGCGTTAACCGACTACGATGAAAAAGCAGTAATTCGAAATATGGCTACATCTTTAGCTCCAGAATTTTTATACGATGACTTTAACGAGTGGAGAGAAACTCGGACACAAGTTTGTACAGACGGGGTATGCGAACCTTGGAGCGACATTACTAGAGAAGATATTTGGGTTTCTAAGCTTACAGATGTTGATTTTTGGAATGGGTATACTCAATTCACATATACACCATTTACAACACCTTGGAGTACTCATATCGATACAACTATAGAAATAGAAGAATACGATGTTATAGAAACTATTTTAGTTCCTACACCAATAGAAGTTCCCTATCGTTCTTTTGAACCACGACCATATATAGAACTGGTACCTACACAAATAGCTCAACCATTACCACATTTTCCATACTATAGAATGGTTACTATTGAAGTTCCTGTCGAAAGGTGCTGTCAGTACGTTGAAGTAATAAGAACTAGAACAGAAATGATACAGGTTCAAGAAGAGGTAACTGTTACTAAAACGCGAGAAAAAATAATAGAACATAAAACACAAACTAGACGACAAAGGTTCACAACCAGTGAGGATACAACTACAGATTATTCTACATTTGACCAAATCTTAAATTCTTATAATTTTGGATTGAATGATAAAAAATTAGTAGAAGCAACATACGAATTTATTGGAGGAACAATAAATTTTAGTGAATGGTTGAGTGGTTTTGGAGGTATTGGATTTGGTTATGGCGGATTTAACGGAACTATTGTACCTGGTGGTGGTGTCCCCGCTGAGTTTATGGAATATTACCTGAGTGCGGAAGCGCGATTTGGAGTCGATTGGTTTACTCTAGCTGCTGTACATTATATTGAAACAAAATTCAGTACTCACCAACCAATGATTTCTTCTGCAGGAGCGATTGGACACATGCAATTCCTTCCCGCAACCTGGGTTGGATGGACATACAATATAGGTGGGGGAAGGGTACCCAGTTCTATAGATTTAACAAGCCTGTCTGTAATCGCTACAGGTCGTGGTTATGGAGTTGACGGTAATGGAGATGGTAAAGCTGACCCTTGGAATATCGCTGATGCCATTCATAGTGCCGCCAATTACCTATCTGCAAGTGGCTATGCGAAAGACCCTCGAAAAGCTGTTTTTAACTATAATCGAGCTGAATGGTATGTTAATAAAGTTATGAATAAAGCCGAAGAATTTAAAAATGCAGCTATATATCAACCTTCCAACATGCCTCCGATGACCGATGGTCACTTTATGCGTCCTACAACTGGAAAGGTTACTTCTGAATATGGGTATAGATGGGGAAGGCTACATGCTGGGATTGATATAGGTAAGGGAGGGCGTGAAGAAGACGTTCCTATCGTTGCAGTTGCCCATGGTGTTGTTACAAGGTCTTACTATTCTAGTTCCTATGGCCATACTGTTATTCTAAGGCACAACATAGAAGGGAAACAATTTGAGACACTTTATGCTCATATGACTCATCGTGCAGTGAGAGACGGTCAAACCGTTTCTAAAGGACAATTCCTCGGTAATATGGGGAATACCGGTAGAAGTACGGGACCACATTTACATTTTGAAATTCATGAAGGGGTTTGGACACAAAATAAAAAGAACAGTCGAAATCCCGTATTATATGTTCCGTTCTAA
- a CDS encoding YolD-like family protein, with protein sequence MLRDRGTKKWTAMMIPEHVAKLNELYDELSKIEQPEIDPQQLEEFEVIIAEAMEENQELELSYWKEGIIYNLVGCIHYVDLNTKNLRVIDNQEERHFVSFSSLVDLRIR encoded by the coding sequence ATGTTACGTGACCGGGGTACAAAAAAATGGACAGCTATGATGATACCTGAGCATGTCGCTAAACTAAACGAGTTATATGATGAATTGAGTAAAATTGAACAACCTGAAATTGACCCTCAACAACTTGAAGAATTTGAGGTAATAATAGCTGAAGCTATGGAGGAGAATCAGGAGCTTGAACTATCCTATTGGAAAGAGGGAATAATTTATAACCTTGTTGGTTGTATTCATTATGTGGACCTTAATACAAAAAACTTAAGAGTTATTGATAACCAAGAGGAACGACACTTTGTTTCATTTAGTTCCCTAGTTGATTTGAGGATTAGATAA
- the xerS gene encoding tyrosine recombinase XerS, which yields MSSSIEKQKHEKRLSHHMKEFPDYVMEYIQAQKRKSRSPSTLLGYLHDFKKFFEYLLREGLTDAEMIKDVPFSTLEHLRKSELEYYIDYLREDDIEVRKNVFKKRSKAAINRNISALTSLFNYLTTETENEEGECYFYRNVMSKIPLETSKTETSNSRSTKISKKILHDQSITGLIEFVRNEYEKQVDKIQKERFLKNKERDIAILSLFLGTGLRVSELASLTLDAIDYNEEQIDVVRKGEKEDTIQILAEALIDLKDYLEVRNSKYKATDSDYYVFVTNYNGTVKPISVRAIQNLVQRYTKAYNKGQRHLSPHKLRHSFAGEYLKNSGGNMILLRDQLGHNSIETTSLYTNLDRKEHKKVMKNISDSRKQHNNTNKSEEQ from the coding sequence ATGTCTTCTTCTATTGAAAAACAAAAACATGAAAAGAGATTAAGTCATCATATGAAAGAATTCCCTGATTATGTTATGGAATACATACAGGCTCAAAAAAGAAAATCTCGTTCCCCCTCTACCCTTTTAGGCTATCTACATGATTTTAAAAAATTCTTCGAATACCTGTTACGTGAAGGATTAACGGATGCCGAAATGATTAAGGATGTACCCTTTTCCACTTTAGAACATTTAAGAAAAAGTGAGTTGGAATATTACATTGATTATCTTCGTGAAGACGATATTGAAGTACGTAAAAATGTATTCAAAAAACGTTCAAAGGCAGCAATTAATCGAAATATCTCTGCTCTTACCTCCCTCTTCAATTACTTAACAACTGAGACTGAAAATGAAGAAGGTGAATGTTATTTTTATAGAAACGTAATGAGTAAAATACCATTAGAAACATCTAAGACAGAAACTTCGAATAGCCGATCAACAAAAATAAGCAAAAAAATCTTACATGACCAGTCTATTACAGGTTTGATTGAGTTTGTTCGCAATGAGTATGAAAAACAAGTGGATAAGATACAGAAAGAACGATTCCTTAAGAATAAAGAAAGAGATATTGCTATCCTATCTTTATTTCTTGGAACTGGTCTGAGAGTTAGCGAATTAGCTAGTCTAACGTTAGATGCAATTGATTATAACGAAGAACAAATTGATGTGGTAAGAAAAGGCGAAAAGGAAGATACTATTCAAATTCTTGCTGAAGCATTAATAGATTTAAAAGATTACCTTGAAGTTAGGAACAGCAAGTATAAGGCTACAGATAGTGATTACTATGTATTCGTTACCAATTATAATGGAACGGTTAAACCTATTTCCGTAAGAGCCATACAGAACTTAGTACAACGTTATACGAAGGCATATAATAAAGGGCAACGTCATTTAAGTCCACATAAACTGCGCCATTCATTTGCAGGAGAATATTTAAAAAATAGTGGCGGTAACATGATATTGTTACGAGATCAGCTGGGTCACAATTCTATTGAAACTACCTCTCTCTACACTAACCTTGACCGTAAAGAACATAAGAAGGTTATGAAGAATATAAGTGACTCAAGGAAACAGCATAATAATACTAATAAATCGGAAGAACAATAA